One part of the Candidatus Kouleothrix ribensis genome encodes these proteins:
- a CDS encoding membrane dipeptidase, whose amino-acid sequence MLIIDAHLDLAWNALQWNRDLTRSVYTIRTQENTSPGKGRGQGTVALPELRQGRVALCFATVLARSTGQAVPHIDFATPMQSYGIAQGQLSYYRALERQGLVRIIGDAPTLDAHMAAWAGWEAAGAAGDPPPLGLVISMEGADPILAPAQLAEWRDAGLRLLGITHYGPGRYAGGTATELGLTELGAPLLAEMERLGVLLDLTHCSDQAFWQALEHYGGPLLASHNNCRALVPSQRQFSDAQLRAIIARGGVIGAALDAWMLKPGWVIGERHDPANPRVTLADVADQIDYVCQLAGSARHAALGTDLDGGFGREQSPRDLDTIADLQLLVGLLAARGYAEHDIAAIMHGNWLRLLRGAWAG is encoded by the coding sequence ATGCTGATCATCGACGCGCACCTCGACCTGGCCTGGAACGCGCTACAGTGGAACCGCGACCTGACCCGCTCGGTCTACACCATCCGCACGCAAGAGAACACCAGCCCCGGCAAGGGCCGCGGCCAGGGCACGGTGGCGTTGCCCGAGCTGCGCCAGGGCCGCGTGGCGCTGTGCTTCGCCACCGTGCTGGCGCGCTCGACCGGCCAGGCCGTGCCGCATATCGACTTCGCTACGCCCATGCAGTCGTATGGCATTGCCCAGGGCCAGCTGAGCTACTACCGCGCGCTCGAGCGCCAGGGGCTGGTGCGAATCATCGGCGACGCGCCCACGCTCGACGCGCACATGGCCGCGTGGGCCGGCTGGGAGGCCGCCGGCGCCGCAGGCGACCCGCCGCCGCTGGGCCTGGTGATCAGCATGGAGGGCGCCGACCCGATCCTCGCACCGGCACAGCTGGCCGAGTGGCGAGATGCCGGCCTGCGGCTGCTGGGCATTACGCACTACGGGCCGGGGCGCTACGCCGGCGGTACCGCAACCGAACTGGGCCTGACCGAGCTGGGCGCGCCGCTGCTGGCCGAGATGGAGCGGCTGGGCGTGCTGCTCGACCTGACCCACTGCTCCGACCAGGCCTTCTGGCAGGCGCTCGAGCACTACGGCGGGCCGCTGCTGGCCAGCCACAACAACTGCCGCGCGCTGGTGCCGAGCCAGCGCCAGTTCAGCGACGCGCAGCTGCGCGCGATCATTGCGCGCGGCGGCGTGATCGGCGCGGCGCTGGATGCCTGGATGCTCAAGCCCGGCTGGGTGATCGGCGAGCGCCACGACCCGGCCAACCCGCGTGTTACGCTCGCCGACGTGGCCGACCAGATCGATTACGTCTGCCAGCTGGCCGGTAGCGCACGCCACGCCGCGCTCGGCACCGACCTCGACGGCGGCTTCGGGCGCGAGCAGTCGCCGCGCGACCTCGACACGATCGCCGATTTGCAGCTGCTGGTGGGCCTGCTGGCCGCGCGCGGCTACGCCGAGCACGATATCGCCGCGATCATGCATGGCAACTGGCTGCGCCTGCTGCGCGGCGCCTGGGCCGGCTAG
- a CDS encoding amidohydrolase family protein has protein sequence MATWELTEADQEMIAREVEPFLPGRIFDAHAHLFRAEHYAPGTRPAHQQGNPASLGLSEYMRYAEWLHPHGRTAGGLFFGLAFTGDRTANNDFVASEVAAGRARGAPVFGQLIVAPGDDPEQVREQVRRHGFVGLKCYHTLAQVEGPTWLAPIEAYLPEPLVRVAHEERLCITLHMVRDRALADPLNQASIRRYCQRYPGMRLILAHAARGFNPWHTIEGIASLRGLPNVWCDTSAVTEAGAFEAIVETLGHERLLYGSDFYISHLRGRCVAIGDSFHWFYADDMPLEQRHTTLRPVLIGLESLRSLRLAAHRLKLSAAQIEDIFYGNAARLFGFEGT, from the coding sequence ATGGCCACGTGGGAACTCACAGAAGCCGACCAGGAGATGATCGCCCGTGAGGTTGAGCCATTCCTGCCCGGCCGGATCTTCGACGCGCACGCGCACCTGTTCCGCGCCGAGCACTACGCCCCCGGCACGCGCCCGGCCCACCAGCAGGGCAACCCGGCGTCGCTCGGGCTGAGCGAATACATGCGCTATGCCGAGTGGCTGCACCCGCATGGGCGCACTGCCGGCGGGCTGTTCTTCGGCCTGGCCTTCACCGGCGACCGCACCGCGAACAACGACTTCGTGGCCAGCGAGGTCGCGGCCGGCCGGGCGCGCGGTGCCCCCGTGTTCGGCCAGCTGATCGTCGCGCCTGGCGACGACCCCGAGCAGGTGCGCGAGCAGGTGCGCCGGCACGGCTTCGTGGGCCTGAAGTGCTACCACACCCTGGCGCAGGTCGAAGGCCCAACCTGGCTCGCGCCGATCGAGGCCTACCTGCCCGAGCCGCTCGTGCGCGTGGCCCACGAAGAGCGGCTGTGCATCACCCTGCACATGGTGCGCGACCGCGCGCTGGCCGACCCGCTGAACCAGGCCAGCATCCGGCGCTACTGCCAGCGCTACCCAGGCATGCGCCTGATCCTGGCCCACGCCGCGCGCGGCTTCAATCCCTGGCACACGATCGAGGGCATCGCGAGCCTGCGCGGGCTGCCGAACGTCTGGTGCGACACCAGCGCCGTAACCGAGGCCGGCGCGTTCGAGGCGATCGTCGAGACGCTCGGCCACGAGCGGCTGCTGTACGGTAGCGACTTCTATATTAGCCACCTGCGCGGCCGCTGCGTGGCCATCGGCGACTCGTTCCACTGGTTCTACGCCGACGACATGCCGCTCGAGCAGCGCCACACCACGCTGCGGCCGGTGCTGATCGGCCTCGAGTCGCTGCGCAGCCTGCGCCTGGCCGCCCACCGGCTCAAGCTTAGCGCCGCGCAGATCGAAGATATCTTCTACGGCAACGCCGCGCGGCTGTTCGGGTTTGAAGGTACTTGA
- a CDS encoding Nif3-like dinuclear metal center hexameric protein — translation MTPTAILSIQEAIDTALAAAAVAPIADTVDTVKIGDPARPLTGVVTTFLATGAVIARAAALGANLIITHEPTFYNHRDETGWLERDAVYQAKCRLIEAHGIVIWRFHDYWHSTRPDGIGAGVLGRLGWQQNDTGDWPCVCDVAPQTLDQLAALVKARLRAPAVRVAGPADMVCRRVGLLVGAIGGEVQIGVLGRDDVDALVCGEINEWETCEYVRDAALAGRPKGLIVAGHANSEEDGMAYLAEWLRPHLPGVLVTHVPAGDPLRSL, via the coding sequence ATGACCCCGACAGCGATTCTGAGCATTCAGGAAGCGATCGACACCGCGCTGGCGGCGGCGGCGGTGGCCCCGATCGCCGACACGGTCGACACCGTCAAGATCGGCGACCCGGCCCGGCCGCTGACCGGTGTGGTGACCACGTTCCTGGCCACCGGCGCCGTGATCGCGCGTGCCGCCGCGCTAGGCGCCAACCTGATCATCACGCACGAGCCGACCTTCTACAACCACCGCGACGAGACCGGCTGGCTGGAGCGCGACGCCGTGTACCAGGCCAAGTGCCGGCTGATCGAGGCGCACGGCATTGTGATCTGGCGCTTCCACGACTACTGGCACAGCACGCGGCCCGACGGGATCGGCGCGGGCGTGCTGGGGCGGCTGGGCTGGCAGCAGAACGACACCGGCGACTGGCCGTGCGTCTGTGATGTCGCGCCGCAGACGCTCGACCAGCTGGCGGCGCTGGTCAAGGCCCGGCTGCGCGCGCCGGCCGTGCGGGTGGCCGGCCCGGCCGATATGGTCTGCCGGCGGGTCGGGCTGCTGGTGGGGGCGATCGGCGGCGAGGTGCAGATCGGCGTGCTTGGCCGCGACGACGTTGACGCGCTGGTGTGCGGCGAGATCAACGAGTGGGAGACCTGCGAGTACGTGCGCGACGCCGCGCTGGCGGGCCGGCCGAAGGGCCTGATCGTGGCCGGGCACGCCAACAGCGAGGAAGACGGCATGGCCTACCTGGCCGAATGGCTGCGCCCGCACCTGCCGGGCGTGCTGGTCACGCACGTGCCGGCCGGCGACCCACTGCGCTCGTTGTAG
- a CDS encoding NAD(P)/FAD-dependent oxidoreductase, with translation MARKRIVIVGTSFAGYTGALELHELLGDAHDITVVANTHEFVFIPSLIWYPFGLRDKKDIAFDVRPIYAERQIKFVEAAVTGFDLEQRLVKTGDSAIPYDYLLIATGPKVDFESVPGLGPHKNSWSICNVAHAEETRQAWERFLHDPGPIVIGASQGAACFGAAYEFIFNMRYQLKKHHLLDRAPLTFVTAEPFLGHFGIGGFGNAKAMSETFFNMQHINWRTNSVVKEVLPDSVLLGNGEVLPSKFTMIIPRFLGIDAIRNTPGLGNANGFIETDDGYRHKQYPEVYAAGVAVFVPPADETEVPCGVPKTGYPSEVMAKTAAANIAADINGGERKTMPFSLIHAYCIMDTGNMGMLILGDHMVGARHLEFIIPGPQAHWAKLAFEKYFLYTRKHGHV, from the coding sequence ATGGCACGCAAGCGCATTGTCATCGTCGGCACCAGCTTCGCCGGCTACACCGGCGCGCTCGAGCTACACGAGCTGCTCGGCGACGCGCACGACATCACGGTAGTGGCCAACACCCACGAATTCGTATTCATCCCTTCGCTGATCTGGTACCCCTTCGGCCTGCGCGACAAGAAAGACATCGCCTTCGATGTGCGGCCGATCTACGCCGAGCGCCAGATCAAATTTGTCGAGGCCGCCGTCACCGGCTTCGACCTTGAGCAGCGCCTGGTGAAAACCGGCGACTCGGCCATTCCCTACGACTACCTGCTGATCGCCACTGGCCCGAAGGTCGACTTCGAGAGCGTGCCGGGGCTAGGCCCACACAAGAACTCCTGGTCGATCTGCAATGTGGCGCATGCCGAAGAGACCCGCCAGGCCTGGGAGCGCTTCCTGCACGATCCCGGCCCGATCGTGATCGGCGCATCGCAGGGCGCAGCGTGCTTCGGCGCAGCGTACGAGTTCATCTTTAATATGCGCTACCAACTTAAGAAGCACCACCTGCTCGATCGCGCGCCGCTGACCTTCGTCACTGCCGAGCCATTCCTCGGGCATTTCGGCATCGGCGGGTTTGGCAATGCCAAGGCCATGTCCGAAACCTTCTTCAACATGCAGCACATCAACTGGCGCACCAACAGCGTGGTCAAGGAAGTGCTGCCCGACAGCGTGCTGCTCGGCAATGGCGAGGTGCTGCCCTCGAAGTTCACAATGATCATTCCGCGCTTCCTGGGCATCGATGCCATCCGCAACACGCCGGGGCTTGGTAATGCCAATGGTTTCATCGAGACCGACGACGGCTACCGGCACAAGCAGTATCCCGAGGTCTATGCCGCAGGCGTGGCCGTGTTTGTGCCGCCGGCCGACGAGACGGAAGTGCCCTGTGGTGTGCCGAAGACCGGCTATCCCTCTGAGGTGATGGCCAAGACCGCAGCGGCCAATATCGCGGCCGACATCAACGGTGGCGAGCGCAAGACCATGCCGTTCTCGCTGATCCACGCTTATTGCATCATGGACACCGGCAACATGGGCATGCTGATCCTGGGCGATCATATGGTTGGCGCACGGCACCTCGAGTTCATCATCCCTGGGCCGCAAGCGCACTGGGCCAAGCTGGCATTCGAGAAATATTTCTTGTACACGCGCAAACACGGCCACGTGTAG
- a CDS encoding DinB family protein, which produces MPTDRVRERFISTITAVLDETFEQVQGIFLDKGTSLFETLGTITAAQASRPVGGRCASIAAQIDHVRYYLEVLQGYIKGQPPTNVDWQASWALEAVSEDEWAALKRRLAETYRDMRAQLAAIERWDGEEEIGGAVAIAVHTAYHLGEIRQALCVIHP; this is translated from the coding sequence ATGCCTACCGATCGTGTTCGCGAACGTTTCATCAGCACAATCACGGCTGTGCTCGACGAAACCTTCGAGCAGGTGCAGGGCATCTTTCTCGATAAAGGCACATCGTTGTTCGAGACGCTCGGCACGATCACGGCCGCGCAGGCCTCGCGCCCGGTTGGCGGGCGCTGTGCCAGCATCGCCGCGCAGATCGACCATGTGCGCTACTACCTCGAGGTGCTGCAGGGCTATATCAAAGGCCAGCCGCCTACGAATGTCGACTGGCAGGCGAGCTGGGCGCTTGAGGCGGTGAGCGAGGACGAGTGGGCCGCGCTCAAGCGCCGGCTCGCAGAAACCTATCGCGATATGCGCGCCCAGCTCGCGGCGATCGAGCGTTGGGACGGCGAGGAAGAGATTGGCGGCGCGGTGGCGATTGCCGTGCATACGGCCTACCACCTGGGCGAGATCCGCCAGGCGCTGTGCGTGATACACCCATGA
- a CDS encoding PAS domain-containing protein — MQPIPFILPLLLTALVLALIVPVLWRRRAAPGATPLAALMLAVVFWALMYALSLASPTMAGQIFWANLMYIGIGLVPASWLVFAFEHSRQDAWLTRRKAGLLALVPLGTVLVALTNRTHQLFRSATWLVDVGPFKVLDATLGPAFWLHTVYSYALLLAGTIVLLRTFIRMPPAHRRQAGALLVGVSAPWIGNALYLSGANPFPHLDITPFAFSISAVTLAWDLLRFQLFEIIPVARGTVLDNMDDGVIVLDAKNRIVDANPAAQLLIGTNGTDIVGQSAEQVLAQWPAAIEHFRHVSETHEELKLDTDSGTYFYDVRISPLYNRYRQLSSRIIVIRDITDRKHVAAELRRQNAELTELAHENAQLYAAVQQELAERKQTEAALYQAKEAAEVANRAKSRFLANMSHELRTPLSAILGYADLLELQTEQHGYADLMGDIAQIQLSGRHLLALVSDILDLTRIEADKLELHLETFAVADLVETLVTAVRPLAEKNHNCLTVDCPADIGTMRADPTRVRQVLLNVLGNAAKFTEHGAVTLRVYRDEPAASASQPLAIDHHPPMITFVVTDTGLGMTASQQQQLFKEFVQVDDAPTRKYGGSGLGLAISRRLCQLMGGDIRVISAPGHGSTFTVQLPLWVGAPARA, encoded by the coding sequence GTGCAACCAATACCATTCATTCTGCCACTGCTGCTCACCGCGCTGGTGCTGGCGCTGATAGTGCCGGTGCTGTGGCGCCGCCGTGCCGCCCCTGGTGCGACCCCGTTGGCTGCGCTGATGCTGGCGGTGGTGTTCTGGGCGCTGATGTACGCGCTCAGCCTGGCCAGCCCGACCATGGCCGGCCAGATCTTCTGGGCGAACCTGATGTATATCGGCATTGGGCTGGTGCCGGCCAGCTGGCTGGTGTTTGCGTTCGAGCATAGCCGCCAGGATGCGTGGCTGACCCGCCGCAAAGCAGGGCTGCTGGCGCTGGTGCCGCTAGGCACCGTGCTGGTGGCGCTAACCAACCGCACACACCAGCTGTTCCGCAGCGCCACCTGGCTGGTGGATGTCGGCCCGTTCAAGGTGCTCGATGCCACGCTTGGCCCGGCCTTCTGGCTGCATACCGTGTATTCGTACGCCTTGCTGCTGGCCGGCACAATCGTGCTGCTGCGCACATTCATACGGATGCCGCCGGCCCACCGCCGGCAGGCTGGCGCCCTGCTGGTGGGCGTCAGCGCGCCCTGGATCGGCAACGCGCTCTACCTGAGCGGCGCCAACCCATTCCCGCATCTCGACATCACACCATTCGCGTTTAGCATCAGCGCCGTGACGCTCGCCTGGGATCTGCTGCGCTTCCAGCTGTTCGAGATCATACCGGTGGCGCGCGGCACTGTGCTCGATAATATGGACGACGGGGTGATCGTGCTCGACGCCAAGAATCGGATCGTCGACGCGAACCCGGCCGCGCAGCTGCTGATCGGCACCAACGGCACCGACATCGTTGGCCAGAGCGCCGAGCAGGTGTTAGCGCAGTGGCCTGCGGCGATCGAGCACTTTCGCCATGTCAGCGAGACCCACGAGGAGCTGAAGCTCGATACCGATAGTGGGACGTATTTCTACGATGTGCGCATCTCGCCGCTGTACAACCGCTATCGCCAGCTGAGCAGCCGGATCATTGTGATCCGCGACATCACCGACCGCAAGCATGTGGCGGCCGAGCTGCGCCGCCAGAATGCCGAGCTGACCGAGCTGGCCCACGAGAATGCGCAGCTGTATGCGGCAGTGCAGCAAGAGCTGGCCGAGCGCAAGCAGACCGAGGCCGCGCTGTACCAGGCCAAGGAGGCCGCCGAGGTGGCCAACCGGGCCAAGAGCCGCTTCCTGGCGAATATGAGCCACGAGCTGCGCACGCCACTCAGCGCGATCCTGGGCTATGCCGACCTGCTCGAGCTACAGACCGAGCAGCACGGCTATGCCGACCTTATGGGCGATATCGCCCAGATCCAGCTGTCGGGGCGGCACCTGCTGGCTCTGGTGAGCGACATCCTCGATCTCACGCGGATCGAGGCCGACAAGCTTGAGCTGCACCTCGAGACCTTTGCAGTCGCTGATCTGGTTGAGACGCTGGTTACGGCGGTGCGCCCGCTGGCCGAAAAGAATCACAATTGCCTGACGGTCGATTGCCCGGCCGATATCGGCACCATGCGCGCCGACCCGACGCGCGTGCGCCAGGTGCTGCTGAATGTGCTTGGTAACGCGGCCAAGTTCACCGAGCACGGCGCGGTGACGCTGCGGGTGTACCGCGACGAGCCGGCGGCCAGCGCGTCACAGCCGCTCGCGATCGATCACCACCCGCCGATGATCACATTCGTGGTGACCGACACTGGCCTGGGCATGACTGCGAGCCAGCAGCAGCAGCTGTTCAAAGAGTTTGTGCAGGTCGATGATGCGCCAACGCGCAAGTATGGTGGCAGCGGCCTGGGCCTGGCGATCAGCCGGCGGCTGTGCCAGCTGATGGGCGGCGATATTCGCGTGATCAGTGCGCCCGGCCATGGCTCGACCTTCACGGTGCAGCTGCCGCTGTGGGTGGGCGCGCCTGCCAGGGCGTGA
- a CDS encoding O-methyltransferase, whose translation MSHDLWTTVDSYISDLFTPADPLFDAVLAASDAAGLPQINVAPNQGKLLHILALTRGARTILEIGTLGGYSTIWLARALPAGGRLITLEADPRHAEVARANFARAGLADTIELRLGPAIDTLPQLVAERLGPFDLVFIDADKPSTADYFAWALRLTHRGSLIIVDNVVRNGAVADAASADASVQGVRRFNAALAAEPRVTATVIQTVGSKGYDGLAFAVVIAD comes from the coding sequence ATGAGTCACGATCTATGGACGACTGTGGATAGCTACATCAGCGATCTGTTTACGCCGGCCGACCCGCTGTTCGATGCGGTGTTGGCGGCCAGCGACGCGGCCGGCCTGCCGCAGATCAATGTCGCACCGAACCAGGGCAAGCTGCTGCATATTCTGGCGCTGACGCGCGGCGCGCGCACGATCCTCGAGATCGGCACGCTCGGTGGGTACAGCACGATCTGGCTGGCGCGCGCGCTGCCGGCCGGCGGGCGGCTGATCACGCTCGAGGCCGACCCGCGCCACGCCGAGGTTGCGCGCGCCAATTTTGCGCGCGCCGGCCTGGCCGATACGATCGAGCTGCGGCTGGGGCCGGCGATCGACACGCTGCCGCAGCTGGTGGCCGAGCGGCTGGGGCCGTTCGATCTGGTGTTCATCGATGCGGATAAGCCGAGCACCGCAGATTACTTTGCATGGGCGCTCAGGCTCACGCATCGCGGCAGCCTGATTATCGTCGACAACGTGGTGCGTAACGGTGCCGTGGCCGACGCCGCCAGCGCCGACGCAAGCGTGCAGGGTGTGCGGCGCTTCAACGCCGCGCTGGCGGCCGAGCCGCGCGTGACGGCGACGGTGATCCAGACGGTGGGCAGCAAGGGCTACGACGGCCTGGCCTTCGCGGTTGTCATAGCCGACTGA
- a CDS encoding GNAT family N-acetyltransferase → MLTMPPISFLPATEAEVPALVALMATAFADDYRRHGGSDPHDLAPYTTDGFFHSWPFGCTDTDRYAIWYANTLIGGIVVWEFAGGEYVLGLLFVAPAYQNQGIGRRAWQFLDTSYPHARHWAVAATPWSAKNRHFYRHSCGFQPVRGANPHGYEQVRGAG, encoded by the coding sequence ATGCTCACCATGCCGCCGATCAGCTTTTTGCCGGCCACCGAGGCTGAAGTGCCGGCGCTTGTCGCGCTTATGGCCACGGCATTCGCCGACGACTATCGCCGGCACGGCGGCAGCGATCCGCACGACCTGGCGCCCTACACCACCGACGGCTTCTTCCACAGCTGGCCATTCGGCTGCACCGACACCGATCGCTACGCCATCTGGTACGCCAACACGCTGATTGGCGGGATCGTGGTGTGGGAATTTGCCGGCGGCGAGTATGTGCTGGGCCTGCTGTTCGTCGCCCCGGCCTACCAGAACCAGGGCATCGGCCGGCGTGCCTGGCAGTTCCTCGACACCAGCTACCCCCACGCGAGGCACTGGGCCGTGGCGGCTACGCCATGGTCGGCTAAGAATCGCCACTTCTACCGCCACAGCTGCGGCTTCCAGCCGGTGCGCGGCGCCAACCCGCACGGCTACGAGCAGGTGCGCGGCGCCGGCTAA
- a CDS encoding APC family permease, whose protein sequence is MIDTLKRFLIGQPIETAAQHNQRLTKRIALAVFSSDALSSVAYASEAILFVLVLAGSAAMSLVIPISIAIVVLLLIVGFSYRQTIHAYPNGGGAYIVAHENLGVVPGLIAAASLLIDYVLTVAVSISSGVFQITSLAATWGYPRLGDYRVEIALACIALITLINLRGVKESGAIFSVPTYIFVVSIVGMIGLGTFLKLSAGWNVSAPSLADPAAVAEPLTLFLLLRAFAAGCTALTGVEAISNGVPAFQRPESKNAATTLIWMIVTLGFMFLGISVLGHYYGAVPREDVSVIAQLASQIVGTGPPLFIIQVATAFILVLAANTSYADFPRLASLLSRDRFLPRQFSSRGDRLVFSNGIVALGVFAALLVILFNAREQAMLPLYAIGVFISFTLSQLGMVIHHLRLREVGWRHGLVINGAGALLTGVVLVVIIVTKFAHGAWAVLVLTPILVLLFRSVHTHYSEVARQLSLATTPMVEAVRRHTAVVLISGVHRGVIPALEFAKSIAPDNTTALYVDLDEEHALKVTAKWQQWGSGVPLVVLASPYRSLVRPIMRYIDEADQQYEDDVLSVILPEFIPSKWWQHLLHNQTALAIKAALLFRKGVVVISVPYHLDR, encoded by the coding sequence ATGATAGACACGCTCAAACGATTTCTGATCGGCCAGCCGATCGAGACGGCGGCGCAGCATAACCAGCGCCTGACCAAGCGGATCGCGCTGGCGGTGTTCTCCTCCGACGCGCTCTCGTCAGTTGCCTATGCGAGCGAGGCGATCCTGTTTGTGCTGGTGCTGGCCGGCAGTGCGGCGATGTCGCTGGTCATCCCGATCTCGATTGCAATTGTGGTTCTGCTGCTGATCGTCGGGTTCTCGTATCGGCAGACCATCCACGCCTACCCGAATGGCGGCGGCGCCTATATTGTGGCGCACGAGAACCTTGGCGTGGTGCCTGGCCTGATCGCCGCAGCCTCGCTGCTGATCGACTATGTGCTGACCGTGGCCGTGTCGATCTCGTCGGGCGTGTTTCAGATCACCTCGCTCGCCGCGACATGGGGCTACCCGCGCCTGGGCGACTACCGTGTCGAGATCGCGCTCGCGTGCATTGCGCTGATCACGCTGATCAATTTGCGTGGCGTCAAAGAGAGCGGCGCAATCTTCTCGGTGCCAACCTACATCTTTGTCGTCAGCATTGTCGGCATGATCGGGCTGGGCACATTTCTGAAGCTCAGTGCCGGCTGGAACGTATCCGCCCCCAGCCTGGCCGATCCGGCGGCTGTGGCCGAGCCGCTGACGCTATTCTTGCTGCTGCGCGCGTTTGCGGCCGGCTGCACCGCGCTTACCGGCGTCGAGGCGATCTCGAACGGCGTGCCGGCCTTCCAGCGGCCCGAGTCGAAGAATGCCGCCACCACGCTGATCTGGATGATCGTGACGCTGGGGTTTATGTTCCTGGGCATCAGCGTGCTGGGCCACTACTACGGCGCGGTGCCGCGCGAAGATGTGAGCGTGATCGCCCAGCTCGCCAGCCAGATCGTCGGCACCGGCCCGCCGCTGTTCATCATCCAGGTGGCGACGGCGTTCATCCTGGTGCTGGCGGCCAACACCAGCTACGCCGACTTCCCGCGGCTGGCGTCGCTGCTCTCGCGTGATCGCTTCTTGCCGCGCCAGTTCTCTAGCCGGGGCGACCGGCTGGTGTTCTCGAATGGTATCGTGGCGCTGGGGGTGTTCGCGGCCCTGCTGGTCATCCTGTTCAACGCGCGCGAGCAGGCCATGCTGCCGCTATACGCGATCGGTGTGTTCATCTCGTTCACGCTCTCGCAGCTTGGCATGGTCATCCACCACCTGCGGCTGCGCGAGGTCGGCTGGCGCCACGGGCTGGTGATCAATGGCGCCGGCGCGCTGCTGACCGGCGTCGTGCTGGTGGTGATCATCGTCACGAAGTTTGCGCACGGCGCCTGGGCCGTGCTGGTGCTCACGCCCATCCTGGTGCTGCTGTTCCGATCGGTGCATACGCACTATAGCGAAGTTGCGCGGCAGCTCTCGCTCGCCACGACACCGATGGTTGAGGCGGTGCGGCGCCACACGGCGGTGGTGCTGATCTCGGGCGTGCATCGCGGCGTGATCCCGGCGCTCGAGTTCGCCAAGTCGATCGCGCCCGATAACACCACCGCGCTGTATGTCGACCTCGATGAGGAGCATGCCCTGAAGGTGACGGCGAAGTGGCAGCAGTGGGGCAGCGGCGTGCCGCTGGTGGTTCTGGCGTCGCCATACCGCAGCCTGGTGCGGCCGATCATGCGCTATATCGACGAGGCCGATCAGCAGTATGAGGACGACGTGCTCTCGGTGATTCTGCCCGAGTTCATCCCGTCGAAGTGGTGGCAGCATCTGCTGCACAATCAGACTGCGCTGGCGATCAAGGCTGCGCTGCTGTTCCGCAAGGGTGTGGTGGTGATCAGCGTGCCCTACCACCTCGATCGTTAG
- a CDS encoding response regulator transcription factor produces MNSARILVVDDELQIRQLLQTGLQGYGYIVELAADGAEALAKARDWQPDVIVLDLELPGMGGIDVCRAIRAWSSVPIIVLTVRDAVHDKISALDQGADDYLTKPFSLGELLARIRVAQRHITLIGATNEPVRTFGDLRLDLLHRQVYLAGDELHLTPTEYELLKLLTTHAGKVLTHTLLLREVWGPAYQHDTQTLRVFVAQLRRKLGDDPARPRYILTEPGIGYRFRAPH; encoded by the coding sequence ATGAATTCTGCCCGCATCCTGGTGGTCGACGACGAGCTACAGATCCGGCAGCTGCTGCAGACCGGTCTGCAAGGCTATGGCTACATCGTCGAGCTGGCGGCCGACGGCGCCGAGGCCCTGGCCAAGGCCCGCGACTGGCAGCCAGACGTGATCGTGCTCGATCTCGAGCTGCCGGGCATGGGCGGCATCGACGTATGCCGCGCGATCCGCGCGTGGTCGAGCGTACCGATCATCGTGCTGACGGTGCGCGACGCCGTACACGACAAGATCAGCGCGCTCGACCAGGGCGCCGACGACTACCTGACCAAGCCGTTCAGCCTGGGCGAGCTGCTGGCGCGCATTCGCGTGGCGCAGCGCCATATCACGCTGATCGGCGCCACCAACGAGCCGGTGCGCACATTCGGCGATCTGCGGCTCGACCTGCTGCACCGCCAGGTGTACCTGGCCGGCGACGAGCTGCACCTGACCCCCACCGAGTACGAGCTGCTCAAGCTGCTGACGACCCATGCCGGCAAGGTGCTGACCCACACCCTGCTGCTGCGCGAGGTGTGGGGCCCCGCCTACCAGCACGACACCCAGACGCTGCGGGTGTTCGTGGCCCAGCTGCGGCGCAAGCTCGGCGACGACCCCGCGCGCCCGCGCTACATCCTCACCGAGCCAGGCATCGGCTACCGCTTCCGCGCGCCCCATTAA